Below is a genomic region from Fusobacterium canifelinum.
TTAATAATTTTTATATTTTTAGAGTTAGTTAAATATTTCTCAAACCATAATGAGCATAAAAATGCTTTTATCATAATTTTAAAAGATTTCTTTGCAATTTTTTCAATTTCTTCATCTGATTTTTCAGGAAAAGCCATTCTTAAATTTATAAGTGCCGTTAGTCTTCTAGTTTTTATTAATTTATAAGCTACTGTTCCTAGAAAATCTCCAAATTTAAATCTTAATTTTTCTGGAAATAAAAGTAATAAGAAAATAAAAAATCTTGCTACAATGTATTGTATATAGTACATATTACCTCACCCTCAAAATTTTTTCAATTTATTATAACATATTTTACATGACTTGCTATTATAAATTTTTTATATATGATATAATATTTTAGTTAATTAAAAGTCTTTGGAGGTTAAAATGAGAATTGGAATAATTGGTGCTATGGATGAAGAAATAGTGGAATTAAAAAATTCAATGACAAATATAAATGAAGTACAGATTAATAACTTGAAATTTTATGAAGGAAAACTTTGTTCAAAAGATATAGTTTTAGTTGAAAGTGGGATTGGAAAAGTTAATGCTGCAATTTCTACAACACTTTTAATATCACAATTTAAGGTTGAAAAAATAATATTTACTGGAGTTGCTGGGGCAGTTAATCCTGAAATTAAAGTGACAGATATTGTCATTGGAACAGATTTGGTAGAATCTGATATGGATGTAACAGCTGGTGGAAACTATAAATTAGGAGAAATTCCTAGAATGAAATCTTCATATTTTAAAGCTGATCCTTATTTATTTACTTTAGCAGAATCAGTAGCAACAAAATTATTTGGAAGTGATAAAGTATATAAAGGAAGAATAATTAGTAGAGATGAATTTGTTGCTTCATCAGAAAAAGTAAATAAACTTAGAGAAATTTTTTCAGCTGAATGTGTTGAAATGGAAGGAGCAGCAGTTGCTCATGTATGTGAAGTTATGAATATACCATTTATAGTTATAAGATCGATTTCTGATAAAGCTGATGATGAAGCAGGGATGAGTTTTGATGAGTTTGTTAAGATAGCAGCAAGAAATTCAAAATCAATAGTAGAAGGAATTTTATCAATAATAAAATAATGGAGGAAAAAATGAACATTGATGCTTTACTTGAAGAATTATATGCTTATTCTATGTTTAGTATAAGACTTGGTTTAGATAATATTAAAGAGATTTGTAAACATTTAGGAAATCCAGAAAAATCATATAAGGTTATACATATAACTGGAACTAATGGTAAAGGTTCTGTTTCAACAACAGTTGAAAAAATATTATTAGATGCAGGTTATAAAGTTGGAAAATACACTTCTCCACATATTCTTGAATTTAATGAAAGAATATCTTTTAATGAAAAATATATAAGTAATGAAGATGTTGCTAAGTATTATGAAAAAGTTAAAAAAATTATAGATGAACATAATATTCAAGCTACATTTTTTGAAGTTACAACTGCTATGATGTTTAATTATTTTAAAGATGTAAAAGCAGATTATGTAATTTTAGAAGCAGGTATGGGTGGAAGATATGATGCTACAAATATTTGTGATAATATAGTGTCAGTTATAACAAATGTAAGCTTAGAACATACAGAATATTTAGGAGATACTATTTATAAAATAGCGAAAGAAAAAGCAGGAATAATTAAAAATTGTCCTTATACAATATTTGCTGATAATAATCCTGATGTTAAAAAAGCTATTGAAGAAGCAACAGATAAATACGTAAATGTTTTAGAAAAATATAAAGATAGTACTTATAAATTAGATTTTAATACCTTTTCAACTAATATTCTAATAAATGGAAATAAATATGAGTATTCTCTTTTTGGAGATTACCAATATAAGAATTTTCTGTGTGCCTATGAAGTTGTAAAATATTTAGGTATAGATGAAAATATAATAAAAGAGGCAGTTAAAAAAGTTATATGGCAATGTAGATTTGAAGTTTATTCTAAAAATCCATTAGTAATTTTTGATGGAGCACATAACCTTGCTGGTGTTGAAGAACTTATTAAAATTGTAAAACAACATTTTTCAAAAGATGAAGTAACAATACTTGTTTCAATTTTAAAAGATAAAGACAGAGTTTCAATGTTTAGAAAATTAAATGAAATATCTTCTAATATAGTTTTAACTTCTATACCAGATAATCCAAGAGCTTCAACTGCTAAAGAACTATATGATTATGTTGAGAATAAGGAAGATTTTGAATATGAAGAAGACCCAATAAAAGCATATAATTTAGCTTTAAGCAAAAAAAGAAAACTTACTATATGTTGTGGTTCTTTTTATATATTAATAAAATTAAAAGAGGGATTGAATGGATAAAAAAAAGACTACAAAATCACCAAATAGGGAGAAAAAAGATATACCTAAAAGAAAGGTAGAACAAAAGAAACCACAAAAAAAGAAAAGTACAATGGATTTTTCAAAAATTTTTAATTTTTTATCTTTTGTTATATTTATAGTTTTTGCTTGGTTTATGTATAAAAAAGTTGTAGAGCAAGAAAAAATAGAAAAAGCTATTGTTGAGAATACTTCTAAACAATTAACATCAACTATGGATATCAGAAATGAGGACTTCTATAATGGTCCTAAAAAAGAAGTTAAAGTAGCAAAGAAAGTTGAAGAAGTTAAAGAAGAGGAAAAAGAAGAAATAGTTGAAGAAATAAAAACTCCTGAGGAAACAGTAGTAGTTGATGATACTCCAAAAGAAGAAATTAAAACAGAGGAGAAACCTAAGGCTACTGAAACAACAACTGTTGCTGTAACTGAAAAGAAAGAAGAGAAAAAGGAAGTAAAAATTCCTGAAAAGGAGAAAAAAGTTTCAGATGCTAAAAAAATAGAAGAAGGAAAAGAAGCAGCTAAAAAAGTTATAAAAGATGAAGCTGAAAAGAAAGTTAAAAAAGAAACTAAGGAAAAGGAAGAAAAGAAGAAGGAAGAAAAGAAAAAAGAAGAGAAAAAGGTTGAACAACCTAAAAAAGAGGAGAAAAAAGAAGTTAAGAAAATGGAAACTCCAAAAGAAAATAAAAATAATGAAGAGGTCGAAAAAACACAAAAAGAACCTCAAGATACTGAAATAAAAACTATAAAAACTAAAAAAGAACCAGTAGAACAATTAACTAATGAAGAGGTAAAGGCAAAACTGAATAATGAAATAAGAGAAATTGAAGGGACTTATGCACCATAATATTTTAATTATATGGAGGAGCTATGTATACATATACAACTATTAGAGAGATAGTTGATAAATTAAACTTAGAGATACTAAATGAGGGGAATTTAGATTTAAAAATTGATATACCTAACATCTATCAAATAGGATATGAACTTGTTGGTTTTTTAGATAAAGAAAGTGATGAGTTAAACAAATATATCAATATATGTAGTCTAAAAGAATCAAGATTTATTGCAACTTTTTCAAAAGAGAGAAAAGAAAAAGTAATTTCTGAATATATGTCTCTTGATTTTCCTGCTCTTATATTTTCAAAAGATGCTATTATTGCAAATGAGTTTTACTACTATGCCAAAAAATATAAAAAAAATATATTATTAAGTAATGAAAAAGCTTCTGTTACTGTTAGAAAGATAAAATTCTTTCTTTCAAAAGCTTTATCTATTGAAGAAGAATATGAAAATTATTCTCTTATGGAGATTCATGGTGTTGGTGTTCTAATGACAGGATATTCAAATGCCCGAAAAGGGGTGATGATAGAGTTATTAGAAAGAGGACACCGTATGATAACAGACAAGAATCTTATTATAAAGCGTGTTGGAGAAAATGATTTAGTTGGTTATAATGCTAAAAAGAGAGAAAAATTAGGGCACTTCTATTTAGAAGATATAAAAGGTGGTTATGTAGATGTTACAGACCATTTTGGAGTAAAATCTACTAGAGTAGAAAAGAAAATTAATATTTTTATTGTACTTGAAGAGTGGAATGAAAAAGAATTTTATGATAGGCTTGGACTTGATGTACAATACCAAGATTTTGTTGGAGAAAAAATACAAAAATATACAATTCCAGTTAGAAAAGGAAGAAATTTAGCAGTTATAATTGAAACAGCAGCCTTGACATTTAGATTGAGAAGAATGGGACACAATACTCCATTAGAATTTCTCACAAAGTCACAGGAAATTATTGAAAGAAAAAAGAAAGAGAGGGAAGAATATATGAATACGAATAGGCTGCCTGTAACAAAATTAATAAATGAATTTGATTTAGAAATAAAATATGGTGAAGATAAAGTTCCTACAACTTATATAAAATCTTCAAATGTATATAGGCCTTCTTTATCACTTATAGGATTTTTTGATTTGATAGAAGAAGTTACAAATATTGGGATACAGATATTTTCAAACAAGGAATTCAAGTTTTTAGAAAAATTATGTCCTTCTGATAGAGAAAAGAATTTAAAAAAATTTTTAAATTATGATATTCCTATGATAGTATTGACAGTTGATGCAGATCCACCCGATTATTTCTTTGACTTAGTAAAAGAAAGTGGTAAAATTTTAGCTGTTGCTCCATATAAAAAATCTTCTCAAATAATTGCTAACTTTAATAATTATTTAGATTCATTTTTCTCAGAAACAGTAAGTGTGCATGGAGTTTTAGTTGAACTTTTTGGATTTGGTGTATTACTTACTGGTAAAAGTGGAATAGGAAAGAGTGAAACTGCACTTGAACTTATACATAGAGGACATAGACTCATAGCTGACGATATGGTTAAATTTTATAGGAATACACAAGGAGATGTTGTTGGAAAATCTGCAGAACTTCCATTTTTTATGGAAATCAGAGGTTTAGGAATTATTGATATAAAAACTTTATATGGTTTAAGTGCCGTCAGATTATCAAAAACTTTAGATATGATAATTGAATTACAAGCTGTTGACAATAGTGATTATATGTCTGCACCTTCAACTCATCTATATGAAGATGTTTTAGGGAAACCTATTAAGAAGAGAATACTTGAGATTTCATCTGGAAGGAATGCTGCAGCAATGGTTGAAGTTATGGTAATGGACCATATGTCTGGATTACTAGGAGAAAAATAAAAGTAAAGGATAAAATAGATGAAAGAATTTTTAGAAAAATTTAAAGAAATAAAAGATACTATTGAAAAAAGTGAAAATATTATTTTAACTGCTCATATAAATCCTGATGGTGATGCAGTCGGTTCAGGCTTAGGTTTATGTCTTACTTTAAAAGAAAATTATAAAAATAAAAATATTAGATTTGTATTACAGGATAGTATACCTTATACAACAAAATTTTTAAAAGGTTCAGAAAAAATTGAAATCTATGATAAGAATAAAAAATATTCTTGTGATTTATTAATATTTTTAGATTCTGCAACAAGAGATAGAACTGGAGAAACTGGAAAAAACATTGAAAGTAAAACAACAATAAATATTGATCATCATGTAAGTAATCCAGAATATGGAGATATAGCTTGTGTGATAACATATTCTTCTTCAACTTCTGAAATTATTTATAATTTTATTAAATATATGGAATATAAATTTTCTCTTTCAGTAGCAGAAGCATTGTATTTAGGTTTAGTAAATGATACTGGAAATTTTTCTCACAGTAATGTTAGAGTAGGAACTATGCAGATGGCAACAGATTTAATTGCTATGGGAGTAAATAATAATTATATAGTAACTAATTTTTTAAACTCTAACTCATACCAAACTTTAAAAATGATGGGAGAAGCCTTAAAAGATTTTAGGTTTTTCCCAGAAAAAAAACTTAGTTATTATTATTTAGACCATGAAACTATGAAAAAATATGATGCTAAAAAAGAAGATACAGAAGGAATTGTTGAAAAAATACTTTCATACTATGAAGCATCTGTTTCATTATTTTTAAGAGAAGAAGCTGATGGAAAAATAAAAGGAAGTATGAGAAGTAAATATGAAATAAATGTAAATGAAGTTGCAAGTTTATTTGGAGGAGGAGGTCATTATAAGGCAGCAGGCTTTTCAAGTAACCTTTCAGCTAATGAAATATTGGAGATAGTTTTAAAAAATATATAAAATTTTAAAAATAAAAGTTGAAATTATTTCATAAAAATAGTATCCTATATAAAAGCGTACAAATAATTACAAGGAGAGTGTAAGATATGATAGATAATATTGATATAGTTTTTTTGAAACCTACAAAATTTGAGGATTGTGTAATTTGTGCAAATTATATAAAAGAGGACAAAATAGTTAATATGAATTTAAGTCAGCTTGATGATAATGAATCAAGAAGAGTTTTAGATTATATAGCAGGTGCTATTTTTATTACAAAGGCTGAAATTGTAAATGTAGGAAATAAAATTTTCTGCTCTATTCCTAGTAATAGAAACTTTTTAAATGAAATGAACAGAGAAATTTCTCATGAAGAAGAAGAAGTAGAAATTGTTAGAGGATAATTTTATAGTTAACAATTAAGAAGTCTATATATTTTATTGGACTTCTTTTTTTATAAAATAATAAATAATATTTATTTAGCAAGAAAGGACTTTAAGAGTGAAAGATTTATATAATGATATTTATTCAAAATTATCAGAAGAAAAGAAAAAAGAAATTCTAAAAAATTTAGCTAAAAAATATAATATGGAAATTTTAAGGTTTGAAACTTTTAGTAAATATTCAAAATCAACATTTACAGCTGTTTTTAAATATAAGGAAAGTGAGTTTGTCTTTGTTCCAGGGGATACTGTAACTCTAGGCTATGAAGATTTACCTAAGAACTTATCCAATGAAACTATAGAAGGTTTAAAATATTGTTTAGATGAATCTGAGGATTGGAATACAGTTTTAGAAGAATATATAAGAGATAATTTTAGTAAACTTAGAAAAGCTACTATAAAGCCTATGTTAGTTGAAAGAAAATTACAAACTGTGGCTTGGAGAAAATCTAATTTAGAAGAATTAAAAGACTATGACATTGACTTACTAAAAGACTATAATGAGTTTAAAAGTTCTGACTACAATAGACTGACACTAGATGAAACAGCTAGATTTACAAAGGTCGGAGCTGATATAGAAATAGAGCTATATGATGATATAAGCTATGAGGAGCTTTGTGAGAATTTAAAAGAGGAAGGCTTTTTTTTAGCTAATTTAGATGAGTGGGAATATTTATGTGGTGGAGGTTGCAGAACTTTATTTCCTTGGGGAGATGACTTGGATTATAATATGAATTTATTGTATTTCTCTAAAAAAGGCAATGATAAATATGACTTAGAAGAGCCAAATTTCTTTGGACTTTCTATTGCCTATGATCCATATAAAATGGAAATTATTGACAATAAATCTTTCTCTAAAGGGGGAGATGGAGGTTGCAATATCTGTGGAGGCTATGGAGATTTTTTAGGCTATTTACCTTCTTCCCCATATTTCAATCAAGTTATTGACTATGAGGAAGAAGACCTTAATGGAGATTTTAATTTTTATCGTAGAATTATAAGAATAGGAGAATAAAAATGAAAAAACTACTTATATTATTAGGAATGTTACTATTAGGAATTGTTAGTTATGCTAAAGCAGATGATGTACTTGGAACTTGGCTTATTAAAGAAAAGGGTAAAATAGTAGAAATTTATAAAAATAAGGCTGGAGAGTATGCTGGAAAGATTAAAGAAGATAACTTTATTTTTTTAAAGCAAGGTAATGACTTAACTTACGATAAAGAAAGAAATAGTCTAGCCTATTTTACCTTAAAATTTCCAGAAGATAGATTTTCTTGGAGTATTTGGATAAATATAGAAAAAGATGGAAGTCTTTTTATCAAAGGGACAGGAAATACAGAGGTTGGAAAGTATGTTACAGAATTACATCTTATTAGACAAAAATAAAAAGGGAGTTTTTATATGGAGCAAATAAAAAAAGAAAAATCTGATTTTATTAAAACTAAAATAAAAGAATTAAGAGAAAAAATTGCAAGACCTTGTACAGAGTTTGAAACTAAAAAATTTCAATATGATGATGAAAATAAAATCAGTTGGATAGGTAGAGTATTTTTGTGTAAGGAAAATGAAGTTGAAAAAAGACCAAAAGATAATAAGGGTAATACTATGTATCCATTGGCACAATTTTATCTGCCTAATCTTCCTTATTTACCAGAAGCATTAAAGAAATTTGAATACATTACTGTATTTATGGGAGAAGATTTTCCTGAATATGATGAAGAAAGTGGACTTATCACAAAAAATGGAGATGGTTGGATATTAAGAACTTACACAAAAGATGATAAATTAATCAAAAATGAATATTTAAGAGATGATGATATTTGTCCTGACCCTTATCCTTTAAAACCTAAATTAAATAATACAGATTTTCCTATTTGGGATGGAGGAGGGCTTGATTTTGAATTAGCAGAAGAAATTGATGAACTTGAAGGAGATTGCTTCTATGATGAAAAAACTAAGGAATTAAAAAGTGAAGATAATCCTGATAAGTTAGATTATTATGAAGATATAGCAGACACTCATTCATATTTACATAAGTTTGGAGGTTATCCATCCTATTGTCAATCAGGTTTGGGATTAGAAGCTGAAGAAAACTATTATTTTGTTTTTCAAATTTCTAGTGATAATGTTGCAAGATACAATGTTGTAGACTCTGGAAGTTTAATGTTTTTCTATAATGAAAATGAAGATAGATGGGTAATGTACTATGATTTTTATTAGACTCTTGATAATAAAGATAAAATATTTGCATATAAAGGATTTAAAATTGCTGGAAGTATAATTATGATTATTCCATTTATTTTAGTCATTGTTTCATTTTTTGTATAGAGAATATTAAAAAGAGTTATTATAAATATTGATTTGTACTGAACCCAAAAAGTTGGACAAATTTAATTTAACTTACTAATAAGGATTGATTTCTGTAAGAAGCAGGAGTTAATCCTTTTAATTTTTCCTTTATTCTTTTATTATTGTAATAATATATGTAATCTTCTATTGCTTCCTTCAATTCTTCCAGTGTTTTGTACTTTGCTTCTTGTTCATAAAACATTTCTGATTTTAATAGACCAAAGAAACATTCCATTAATCCATTATCTAAACTATTTCCTTTTCTT
It encodes:
- a CDS encoding 5'-methylthioadenosine/adenosylhomocysteine nucleosidase is translated as MRIGIIGAMDEEIVELKNSMTNINEVQINNLKFYEGKLCSKDIVLVESGIGKVNAAISTTLLISQFKVEKIIFTGVAGAVNPEIKVTDIVIGTDLVESDMDVTAGGNYKLGEIPRMKSSYFKADPYLFTLAESVATKLFGSDKVYKGRIISRDEFVASSEKVNKLREIFSAECVEMEGAAVAHVCEVMNIPFIVIRSISDKADDEAGMSFDEFVKIAARNSKSIVEGILSIIK
- a CDS encoding bifunctional folylpolyglutamate synthase/dihydrofolate synthase; translated protein: MEEKMNIDALLEELYAYSMFSIRLGLDNIKEICKHLGNPEKSYKVIHITGTNGKGSVSTTVEKILLDAGYKVGKYTSPHILEFNERISFNEKYISNEDVAKYYEKVKKIIDEHNIQATFFEVTTAMMFNYFKDVKADYVILEAGMGGRYDATNICDNIVSVITNVSLEHTEYLGDTIYKIAKEKAGIIKNCPYTIFADNNPDVKKAIEEATDKYVNVLEKYKDSTYKLDFNTFSTNILINGNKYEYSLFGDYQYKNFLCAYEVVKYLGIDENIIKEAVKKVIWQCRFEVYSKNPLVIFDGAHNLAGVEELIKIVKQHFSKDEVTILVSILKDKDRVSMFRKLNEISSNIVLTSIPDNPRASTAKELYDYVENKEDFEYEEDPIKAYNLALSKKRKLTICCGSFYILIKLKEGLNG
- the hprK gene encoding HPr(Ser) kinase/phosphatase, whose amino-acid sequence is MYTYTTIREIVDKLNLEILNEGNLDLKIDIPNIYQIGYELVGFLDKESDELNKYINICSLKESRFIATFSKERKEKVISEYMSLDFPALIFSKDAIIANEFYYYAKKYKKNILLSNEKASVTVRKIKFFLSKALSIEEEYENYSLMEIHGVGVLMTGYSNARKGVMIELLERGHRMITDKNLIIKRVGENDLVGYNAKKREKLGHFYLEDIKGGYVDVTDHFGVKSTRVEKKINIFIVLEEWNEKEFYDRLGLDVQYQDFVGEKIQKYTIPVRKGRNLAVIIETAALTFRLRRMGHNTPLEFLTKSQEIIERKKKEREEYMNTNRLPVTKLINEFDLEIKYGEDKVPTTYIKSSNVYRPSLSLIGFFDLIEEVTNIGIQIFSNKEFKFLEKLCPSDREKNLKKFLNYDIPMIVLTVDADPPDYFFDLVKESGKILAVAPYKKSSQIIANFNNYLDSFFSETVSVHGVLVELFGFGVLLTGKSGIGKSETALELIHRGHRLIADDMVKFYRNTQGDVVGKSAELPFFMEIRGLGIIDIKTLYGLSAVRLSKTLDMIIELQAVDNSDYMSAPSTHLYEDVLGKPIKKRILEISSGRNAAAMVEVMVMDHMSGLLGEK
- a CDS encoding DHH family phosphoesterase; its protein translation is MKEFLEKFKEIKDTIEKSENIILTAHINPDGDAVGSGLGLCLTLKENYKNKNIRFVLQDSIPYTTKFLKGSEKIEIYDKNKKYSCDLLIFLDSATRDRTGETGKNIESKTTINIDHHVSNPEYGDIACVITYSSSTSEIIYNFIKYMEYKFSLSVAEALYLGLVNDTGNFSHSNVRVGTMQMATDLIAMGVNNNYIVTNFLNSNSYQTLKMMGEALKDFRFFPEKKLSYYYLDHETMKKYDAKKEDTEGIVEKILSYYEASVSLFLREEADGKIKGSMRSKYEINVNEVASLFGGGGHYKAAGFSSNLSANEILEIVLKNI
- a CDS encoding cell division protein SepF yields the protein MIDNIDIVFLKPTKFEDCVICANYIKEDKIVNMNLSQLDDNESRRVLDYIAGAIFITKAEIVNVGNKIFCSIPSNRNFLNEMNREISHEEEEVEIVRG
- a CDS encoding DUF2147 domain-containing protein translates to MKKLLILLGMLLLGIVSYAKADDVLGTWLIKEKGKIVEIYKNKAGEYAGKIKEDNFIFLKQGNDLTYDKERNSLAYFTLKFPEDRFSWSIWINIEKDGSLFIKGTGNTEVGKYVTELHLIRQK
- a CDS encoding DUF1963 domain-containing protein, which encodes MEQIKKEKSDFIKTKIKELREKIARPCTEFETKKFQYDDENKISWIGRVFLCKENEVEKRPKDNKGNTMYPLAQFYLPNLPYLPEALKKFEYITVFMGEDFPEYDEESGLITKNGDGWILRTYTKDDKLIKNEYLRDDDICPDPYPLKPKLNNTDFPIWDGGGLDFELAEEIDELEGDCFYDEKTKELKSEDNPDKLDYYEDIADTHSYLHKFGGYPSYCQSGLGLEAEENYYFVFQISSDNVARYNVVDSGSLMFFYNENEDRWVMYYDFY